In Saprospiraceae bacterium, a genomic segment contains:
- the obgE gene encoding GTPase ObgE codes for MAEQNFVDYVKILFRSGKGGAGFVHFFRSKHNPKGGPDGGNGGRGGHVILKGNSQLWTLLHLKYRKHIYAVPGENGGENNRTGAEGEDMIIEVPLGTVAIDAETGNKEVEITEHGEEQILMPGGRGGMGNTFFKSPTHQAPDYAQPGEEGQEGWKILELKILADVGLVGFPNAGKSTLLSVLSAAKPKIADYAFTTLVPNLGIVAYREGKSFVMADIPGIIEDAHLGKGLGLRFIRHIERNSVLLFMIPCDRENIQKDYSILLNELEQYSPELLDKPRLLAITKMDIVEPEWQDLIKKDLPSDLPVVFISSVQQKGLEELKDMLWTQLNR; via the coding sequence ATGGCCGAACAAAATTTTGTCGATTATGTAAAAATACTCTTTCGTTCCGGGAAAGGTGGTGCAGGTTTTGTCCATTTCTTTCGCAGCAAACATAATCCGAAAGGAGGACCTGACGGTGGAAATGGTGGAAGAGGCGGCCATGTAATTTTAAAGGGGAATTCACAACTTTGGACTTTGCTCCATTTAAAATACCGGAAACATATTTATGCGGTGCCCGGAGAAAACGGAGGTGAAAATAACAGAACCGGCGCTGAAGGAGAAGATATGATTATTGAAGTTCCTCTGGGTACCGTTGCCATTGACGCTGAAACAGGAAACAAGGAAGTTGAAATCACTGAACACGGTGAAGAACAAATTTTAATGCCCGGAGGGAGAGGCGGCATGGGCAATACTTTTTTCAAGTCTCCTACTCACCAGGCACCTGATTATGCACAACCCGGCGAGGAAGGCCAGGAAGGATGGAAAATTCTCGAATTAAAAATTTTAGCAGACGTAGGATTGGTTGGATTTCCAAATGCTGGAAAATCCACCTTGCTTTCAGTGCTTTCTGCTGCTAAACCCAAAATAGCTGATTACGCTTTTACTACCCTGGTACCTAATCTGGGAATTGTAGCTTACCGAGAAGGGAAATCCTTTGTAATGGCTGATATTCCTGGAATTATCGAAGATGCACACTTAGGCAAGGGACTTGGTTTACGATTTATACGACATATCGAACGAAATAGTGTTTTATTGTTTATGATTCCCTGTGATCGTGAAAATATACAGAAGGACTACAGCATTCTACTGAATGAATTAGAGCAATACAGTCCCGAACTCCTAGATAAACCGCGCTTACTTGCCATCACCAAAATGGATATCGTAGAACCGGAATGGCAAGACCTCATTAAAAAAGATTTACCTTCAGATCTACCCGTGGTTTTCATTTCCTCAGTTCAGCAAAAAGGTCTTGAGGAATTAAAGGATATGTTATGGACACAGTTAAATAGGTAA
- a CDS encoding adenylate kinase encodes MIHIILFGPPGSGKGTQAENLIVKYGLAHISTGDLFRSETSQKTELGLKALEYMSKGQLVPDEVTIAMLKRKVESMPDVKGVIYDGFPRTSAQADALDEMLCEKGEEISVLLALEVPEDEIVKRLLHRGLTSGRPDDSNEEVIRKRIQVYYQETAIVYEHYAHFEKSHKIHGVGSIHEIFSRLCAMVDPLI; translated from the coding sequence ATGATTCATATTATATTGTTTGGACCTCCCGGAAGTGGAAAAGGTACACAAGCAGAAAATCTCATTGTAAAATATGGTTTGGCCCATATTTCAACCGGTGATCTTTTTAGAAGTGAAACATCGCAAAAAACAGAACTGGGTCTAAAAGCACTGGAATACATGAGCAAAGGACAATTGGTACCTGACGAAGTCACCATTGCTATGCTTAAAAGAAAAGTGGAATCCATGCCTGATGTCAAAGGAGTTATTTATGATGGCTTTCCCAGAACATCTGCACAGGCTGATGCACTCGATGAAATGTTATGTGAAAAAGGAGAAGAAATCAGTGTATTACTGGCATTAGAAGTTCCTGAGGACGAAATCGTGAAACGACTGCTCCATAGAGGGCTCACTTCTGGCAGACCAGATGACAGCAACGAGGAGGTCATACGCAAGAGAATCCAGGTCTATTATCAGGAAACCGCGATTGTGTATGAACACTATGCCCATTTTGAAAAGTCACATAAAATTCATGGAGTCGGAAGTATCCATGAAATTTTTAGTAGATTGTGTGCAATGGTCGATCCACTCATTTAA